In Sulfurimonas hongkongensis, the following proteins share a genomic window:
- a CDS encoding apolipoprotein N-acyltransferase — protein MIEKITTFKNNHTLVFNLLVGLLTALLFSAFIYFEHWGFSFKLINTLFGLASIALFLYIPKRAVLAAGFFIGLLWFYWIGYSFEYTGVGYLTPFVSFGFAIIYMLFFGALALSKEVCIRALLLFGLSFFEPFDWNWMQIELVFVESFIGIHKYQLIIVLLALSLPHYIKKPYKYAPLALLILAINFNTYEPKAPELSIKLVSTDIAQDKKWKKESLRSTIDMIFKEIEDGIVKKYDIVVFPESVFPLYMNHNQLLIDKLLQYSKHISIIAGTLYKENGHNYNVTYLFENGQFEVAKKLVLVPFGEYIPLPKFAQDYINEVFFAGEADFETAKEPTDFNIKGVKFRNAICYEATCSELYDGEVNFMIAISNNAWFAPSIEPTIQNLLMRYYARKNNTIIYHSANYKGSGVIK, from the coding sequence ATGATTGAAAAAATAACAACTTTTAAAAATAACCACACACTTGTCTTTAATCTTCTTGTTGGCTTATTAACTGCTCTTTTATTTAGTGCTTTTATCTACTTTGAGCATTGGGGTTTTAGCTTTAAACTCATAAACACTCTCTTTGGTCTTGCTTCTATTGCACTTTTTTTATACATTCCAAAAAGAGCGGTTTTAGCTGCTGGCTTTTTTATAGGGCTGCTTTGGTTTTACTGGATAGGTTATAGCTTTGAGTACACTGGAGTTGGATATCTCACTCCCTTTGTAAGCTTTGGGTTTGCCATCATCTATATGCTCTTTTTTGGTGCTTTAGCTCTTAGTAAAGAGGTCTGCATAAGAGCTCTTTTACTCTTTGGGCTTAGTTTTTTTGAGCCATTTGATTGGAATTGGATGCAAATCGAGCTTGTCTTTGTTGAGAGTTTCATCGGCATTCATAAGTATCAACTTATTATAGTCTTGCTCGCTCTTAGCTTGCCCCATTACATAAAAAAACCTTACAAATACGCACCTCTAGCTCTACTCATTCTAGCTATAAACTTCAACACTTATGAGCCAAAGGCTCCCGAACTTAGTATCAAGCTTGTAAGTACCGATATCGCACAAGATAAAAAATGGAAAAAGGAGAGTCTTCGCTCTACTATAGATATGATTTTTAAAGAGATTGAGGATGGAATTGTCAAAAAGTATGATATAGTAGTCTTCCCTGAGTCTGTCTTTCCGCTCTATATGAACCATAATCAACTTCTTATAGATAAGCTTTTACAATATTCTAAACATATTAGCATAATAGCAGGTACACTTTACAAAGAGAATGGACACAATTACAATGTTACATACTTGTTTGAAAATGGACAATTTGAAGTTGCTAAAAAGCTTGTTTTAGTTCCCTTTGGCGAGTATATCCCACTTCCAAAATTTGCGCAAGACTATATAAATGAGGTGTTCTTTGCAGGAGAAGCGGACTTTGAGACTGCAAAAGAGCCAACTGATTTTAACATAAAAGGTGTAAAGTTTAGAAATGCTATCTGCTACGAGGCAACTTGCAGTGAACTCTATGATGGTGAGGTAAATTTTATGATAGCCATCAGCAATAATGCTTGGTTCGCACCAAGTATTGAGCCAACTATTCAAAATCTTTTAATGCGTTACTATGCTAGAAAAAACAATACTATTATATACCACTCAGCAAATTATAAAGGCAGTGGAGTTATAAAATGA